Proteins encoded together in one Shewanella oneidensis MR-1 window:
- a CDS encoding LysR substrate-binding domain-containing protein, whose translation MRITLRQLAVFEAVARSGQVAKAAEQVNLSPPATSMALAELEKQLNARLFERIGNRLQLNSQGNLLLPLAADLLHRVEQIEQAFTPQGGDLVGQLSVSASSTIGNYLLAKAAVAFCQQHTQTHVEVAITNTQDVIQSVAQFRAEMGFIEGHCTDNRLHIEPWHKDRLLVFCHPAHPLAGQTVKSFAVKGQSWVLREEGSGTREYFVNAANELGMQPESKFCFTTPDAIKLAVKQGAGLGVLSELALEKEISRKELALVTIEGLVLERQFYRITHKSRQATSLGLAFVQFCSNFFHLSRE comes from the coding sequence ATGCGAATTACCTTAAGGCAACTTGCTGTTTTTGAAGCCGTCGCACGCAGTGGTCAAGTGGCTAAAGCTGCAGAGCAAGTCAACCTATCCCCCCCTGCAACATCGATGGCATTGGCGGAATTAGAAAAGCAGCTCAACGCCCGCCTGTTTGAAAGAATTGGCAATCGTTTGCAGCTTAATTCGCAGGGCAACCTCTTGTTGCCGCTGGCTGCGGATCTTTTACATCGCGTCGAACAAATTGAGCAAGCCTTTACCCCCCAAGGCGGTGACTTAGTCGGGCAGTTAAGTGTGAGCGCAAGTTCGACGATTGGTAACTATTTACTGGCAAAGGCGGCAGTGGCATTTTGCCAGCAACATACCCAAACCCATGTAGAGGTGGCGATCACTAATACCCAAGATGTGATCCAATCGGTTGCGCAATTTCGTGCCGAAATGGGATTTATTGAAGGGCATTGTACAGATAACCGTCTTCATATCGAGCCATGGCACAAGGATCGATTATTGGTGTTTTGTCACCCCGCCCATCCACTGGCAGGGCAAACGGTTAAATCTTTTGCCGTAAAAGGTCAATCTTGGGTGCTGCGGGAAGAAGGGTCGGGTACGCGGGAATATTTTGTCAATGCAGCCAATGAACTGGGCATGCAACCCGAGTCTAAGTTTTGTTTTACTACACCTGATGCAATTAAATTGGCGGTAAAACAAGGTGCTGGTTTGGGGGTACTTTCAGAGCTAGCACTGGAAAAAGAGATTAGTCGCAAAGAGCTGGCTCTAGTCACTATTGAAGGGTTAGTGCTAGAGCGGCAGTTTTACCGCATCACCCACAAAAGTCGCCAAGCGACCTCATTAGGGCTGGCCTTTGTGCAGTTTTGCAGTAATTTTTTCCATTTATCGCGGGAATGA
- a CDS encoding DUF4398 domain-containing protein → MGQRYCRSADRLQFFTFTKTAEMERAERTIDRVEQARAGQYASNELSQAKQKLQAANSALLEKDTVSADRYAIEATLDAELAQARAKLAQANSVNDEMKNNISILQQEMLRRTKGIQQ, encoded by the coding sequence GTGGGCCAACGTTATTGCCGCAGCGCTGACCGGCTGCAGTTCTTCACCTTTACTAAGACGGCAGAGATGGAGCGTGCAGAACGTACCATCGACCGCGTAGAACAAGCAAGAGCTGGTCAATATGCATCAAATGAACTATCACAAGCCAAACAAAAACTGCAAGCAGCAAACAGTGCCTTGTTAGAAAAAGATACTGTCAGCGCCGACCGTTATGCCATAGAGGCAACGCTTGACGCAGAGCTTGCCCAGGCGCGCGCAAAGCTGGCACAAGCCAACAGCGTCAATGATGAAATGAAGAATAATATCAGTATTCTGCAACAAGAAATGTTGCGTCGTACAAAAGGAATTCAGCAATGA
- a CDS encoding lytic transglycosylase — MRVSLYVVVGGFALLTGCQTLDNHQVTKPEAQTVTTENTVPQYYLATEPESAQVTDVWERIRQGMQLPVPDKKLVNYYRDWYINNPKHLEVISERAAPYMYLIVEELEKRHLPIEIALLPIIESAFDPSASSASAASGLWQFTTPMASHFGLEMNWWYDGRRDVPASTTAALDMLEYLYNKTNNNWLYAIAAYNTGESKVLNAIKRNEDKGLKTDFWSLDLPKETKRYVPQLLALAEVIKHADEYGITLAPINNSPSIEVVDIDSQIDLAMAAGLANMTTTELAKLNPGYNRWATSPLGPHTLVLPIDKSEEFKKALAETESEARVSWLRYTIKSGDSIGSIAQKHHTTVNAIRAANGMKSNNIVAGRHLIIPVSADDKQLYALSTSQKLPKKAAGATSGNKLTYQVKSGDSLWQIAQAHNVSVKQLTAWNHLSKDSKLQTGQKLTIVAPQEKLDSEHIRTVSYKVKSGDSLAQIASKFKVTVAELLEWNSLTPSQYILPGQVLKLVVDESNLNA, encoded by the coding sequence ATGAGAGTATCACTTTATGTTGTAGTAGGGGGATTTGCCCTACTCACGGGTTGCCAGACGTTAGACAACCATCAGGTGACCAAACCTGAAGCACAAACCGTCACGACCGAAAATACCGTCCCACAGTATTATCTCGCAACCGAACCTGAATCGGCGCAAGTGACTGATGTGTGGGAGCGAATTCGTCAAGGAATGCAGCTACCTGTTCCTGACAAAAAACTCGTTAACTATTATCGCGATTGGTACATTAACAACCCTAAACACCTCGAAGTGATTTCTGAGCGTGCGGCGCCTTACATGTATTTGATCGTCGAAGAGCTTGAGAAACGGCATTTACCGATCGAGATAGCTCTGCTACCGATTATTGAAAGTGCCTTCGATCCGAGCGCCTCATCAGCCAGTGCTGCATCTGGTCTTTGGCAATTTACCACGCCCATGGCGAGTCATTTTGGTTTAGAAATGAACTGGTGGTACGACGGTCGTCGCGATGTACCCGCATCTACCACAGCCGCCTTGGATATGCTCGAATATTTGTACAATAAAACCAATAATAATTGGCTTTATGCGATTGCAGCTTATAATACGGGTGAGTCAAAGGTACTCAATGCGATTAAACGCAATGAAGATAAAGGCCTTAAAACTGATTTCTGGTCACTCGATCTCCCTAAAGAAACGAAACGCTATGTGCCACAGTTATTAGCCCTAGCTGAAGTGATCAAACATGCCGATGAATATGGCATCACTTTGGCACCGATCAATAACAGCCCTTCTATCGAAGTTGTTGATATTGATAGTCAAATTGACTTAGCTATGGCAGCAGGTCTCGCCAATATGACCACCACTGAGCTAGCAAAGCTCAACCCTGGTTATAACCGTTGGGCAACCTCACCATTGGGACCGCACACATTAGTTTTACCCATTGATAAATCAGAAGAGTTTAAAAAAGCACTCGCAGAAACCGAAAGCGAAGCTCGAGTAAGCTGGCTTAGATACACCATAAAATCCGGTGACAGTATCGGTTCAATTGCCCAAAAACATCATACAACAGTGAATGCGATCCGCGCTGCTAATGGTATGAAAAGCAACAATATCGTTGCTGGAAGACACCTCATTATCCCAGTCTCCGCTGACGATAAGCAGCTCTATGCTCTGTCAACCAGTCAAAAATTACCTAAAAAAGCTGCAGGTGCAACCTCGGGTAATAAGCTGACCTATCAAGTGAAATCTGGTGATTCTCTGTGGCAAATTGCCCAAGCTCATAATGTGAGCGTCAAACAGTTAACTGCTTGGAACCATTTAAGCAAAGACAGCAAATTGCAAACGGGTCAAAAACTGACCATTGTTGCACCACAGGAAAAACTCGATAGCGAGCATATCCGTACCGTTAGCTACAAAGTGAAGTCTGGTGATTCACTTGCTCAAATTGCTAGCAAATTTAAGGTGACCGTGGCTGAACTCCTAGAATGGAACAGCTTAACGCCCTCACAATACATTCTACCCGGCCAAGTATTAAAGTTGGTTGTGGATGAAAGCAATCTAAATGCTTAA
- a CDS encoding BsuPI-related putative proteinase inhibitor gives MANLLALTLAKPISTLSRMWGHVGLVLLAGQLLGCFAMEAQPSNNAADIGADVAKHPEVIYSADLATKLKGIKEKPSLKVEKVSTNDSKSQLKGELTLESFVDFKQAVNAKLVIHNPAPHAISLRYHSGMTADLVLTTEQGQRLWAWSDDMMFTQALRDTQLASGESLVVAFAIPPKALAGIPMEGAYLEAQFSGIAIQSGLPVMAPIVLLLKLE, from the coding sequence ATGGCGAACTTACTTGCTCTGACATTAGCCAAGCCAATATCGACACTGTCACGAATGTGGGGGCATGTAGGTTTAGTACTATTGGCTGGGCAGCTATTGGGCTGTTTTGCTATGGAGGCGCAACCAAGTAATAACGCTGCCGATATTGGCGCTGACGTAGCGAAACACCCCGAAGTTATTTATTCGGCAGATTTGGCCACTAAACTCAAGGGGATAAAGGAGAAACCAAGCTTGAAGGTTGAAAAAGTCTCAACGAATGATTCGAAGAGTCAATTAAAGGGTGAGCTTACCCTCGAATCGTTTGTGGACTTTAAGCAAGCCGTCAACGCCAAGTTGGTGATCCATAATCCAGCGCCTCATGCAATTTCGCTGCGTTATCACTCGGGGATGACGGCGGATTTAGTGCTTACTACAGAACAAGGTCAGCGTCTTTGGGCTTGGTCTGACGATATGATGTTTACCCAAGCACTGCGGGATACACAATTAGCCTCTGGAGAAAGTCTTGTTGTAGCGTTTGCTATTCCGCCAAAAGCTTTAGCGGGTATTCCAATGGAGGGCGCGTACCTAGAGGCGCAATTTTCTGGAATAGCAATACAGAGCGGATTGCCCGTGATGGCGCCAATCGTACTTTTGTTAAAACTCGAATAA
- the dnaQ gene encoding DNA polymerase III subunit epsilon, with translation MNIISNASRQVILDTETTGMNQGSGAVYLGHRIIEIGCVEVINRRLTGRYYHQYINPGQAIDPEAIAVHGITDERVANEPRFHQIAQEFIDFISGAEIVAHNANFDVSFMDHEFSLLQPLGPKTRDICEILDSLDIAKFLHPGQKNNLDALCKRYGIDNSRRHYHGALLDAEILADVYLSMTGGQTKFNLSNEEVGQEGGGIQRFDPTSLNLKVICASADELVMHEKRLDLVAKSGKCLWRG, from the coding sequence ATGAATATTATCTCAAACGCAAGCCGTCAGGTTATTTTAGATACTGAAACCACGGGTATGAACCAAGGCAGTGGTGCGGTGTATTTAGGGCACAGAATTATTGAGATAGGTTGTGTTGAGGTCATCAACCGCCGTTTAACGGGCCGTTATTATCACCAGTATATAAATCCCGGCCAAGCGATTGATCCAGAAGCGATCGCGGTTCATGGGATCACCGATGAACGTGTTGCGAATGAGCCAAGATTCCATCAAATCGCCCAAGAGTTTATCGATTTTATCAGTGGCGCCGAAATTGTGGCCCATAACGCAAACTTCGACGTGAGCTTTATGGACCATGAGTTTTCCTTACTGCAGCCCTTAGGGCCAAAGACTCGCGACATTTGTGAGATTTTAGACTCCCTCGACATTGCTAAGTTTTTGCACCCCGGACAAAAGAACAACTTAGACGCACTCTGTAAACGTTATGGCATCGACAACTCTCGTCGCCATTACCATGGCGCATTACTCGACGCCGAAATCCTTGCCGATGTCTATTTATCGATGACGGGTGGGCAGACTAAGTTTAATCTCTCTAACGAAGAAGTCGGTCAAGAGGGGGGCGGCATTCAACGCTTTGATCCCACATCACTTAATCTTAAAGTGATCTGCGCATCGGCCGATGAACTCGTTATGCATGAAAAGCGCCTTGATTTAGTCGCAAAATCAGGAAAATGCCTCTGGAGAGGATAA
- a CDS encoding BON domain-containing protein — translation MNSSYRNFIFTSAILLILSALQPVSAADTAATATKAMDDVRQESQIATSYALSPYLRANDLKVTVQKGKAVLTGKVDEKISKELAGEIALGVSGIKDVDNKIVVDANYIPKANSNSFGDKFDDTNITAAIRSKLQWNKDVDDVVTEVITKSGRVTLNGIAENQNAKNVIHRLALNTRGVKSVTNNLKVESSAINKEEKEKRKNETEIHNISDSWITAKIKSSFMYSNNINGSDIDVSTNNGVVILTGKVNSGIEQSLAVETAQNIRGVKSVISKSLTF, via the coding sequence ATGAATTCTTCGTATCGCAACTTTATTTTTACATCTGCCATCTTACTCATTCTTTCAGCACTACAGCCTGTATCGGCCGCTGATACTGCGGCTACGGCAACTAAAGCAATGGATGATGTACGCCAAGAAAGCCAAATTGCGACAAGTTATGCCCTCAGTCCCTATTTGCGCGCCAATGATCTAAAAGTCACGGTGCAAAAAGGCAAAGCAGTGTTGACAGGTAAAGTAGATGAAAAAATTAGCAAAGAACTTGCAGGTGAAATTGCTCTGGGAGTATCAGGCATTAAAGATGTCGATAACAAAATCGTCGTAGATGCCAATTATATACCAAAAGCGAATTCAAATAGTTTTGGCGACAAATTTGATGATACCAATATCACGGCAGCAATTCGTTCAAAACTGCAATGGAATAAAGATGTTGATGATGTAGTAACTGAAGTTATTACTAAATCAGGACGAGTCACCCTAAATGGCATTGCAGAAAACCAGAATGCAAAAAATGTTATTCATCGACTAGCACTCAATACTCGTGGCGTAAAATCTGTCACCAATAATTTAAAAGTTGAGAGCTCTGCGATAAATAAAGAAGAAAAAGAAAAACGGAAAAATGAAACAGAAATTCACAATATCTCAGATAGCTGGATCACCGCAAAAATAAAATCAAGTTTTATGTATTCAAACAATATTAATGGTTCTGACATTGATGTTAGCACCAACAATGGCGTTGTGATACTAACTGGTAAAGTTAACAGCGGAATTGAACAATCACTAGCAGTCGAAACTGCACAAAATATCCGTGGTGTTAAAAGTGTGATATCAAAATCATTAACATTCTAG
- the rnhA gene encoding ribonuclease HI, translated as MTELKLIHIFTDGSCLGNPGPGGYGIVMNYKGHTKEMSDGFSLTTNNRMELLAPIVALEALKEPCKIILTSDSQYMRQGIMTWIHGWKKKGWMTSNRTPVKNVDLWKRLDKAAQLHQIDWRWVKGHAGHAENERCDQLARAAAEANPTQIDTGYQAES; from the coding sequence ATGACTGAACTAAAACTAATCCACATCTTCACCGATGGCTCTTGCTTAGGCAATCCTGGCCCCGGTGGCTATGGCATTGTAATGAATTATAAGGGCCATACAAAGGAGATGTCCGATGGTTTTTCCCTGACGACCAATAATCGTATGGAATTATTAGCCCCAATCGTTGCACTTGAGGCCCTAAAAGAACCTTGTAAAATCATCCTCACCAGCGATAGCCAATATATGCGCCAAGGGATCATGACTTGGATCCACGGCTGGAAGAAAAAAGGTTGGATGACCTCTAATCGTACACCAGTGAAAAATGTCGATCTTTGGAAACGTTTAGACAAAGCCGCCCAACTCCACCAAATTGATTGGCGCTGGGTAAAAGGCCATGCCGGACACGCTGAAAACGAACGTTGTGATCAACTTGCTCGCGCAGCGGCTGAAGCAAATCCGACGCAAATAGATACTGGCTATCAGGCGGAGTCTTAA
- a CDS encoding OmpA family protein translates to MAVYNLGLSERRAASVSYFLQGQGIQSNRLISLGKGESDPVANNKSASGRQQNRRVEVIITDKMLTQR, encoded by the coding sequence ATAGCGGTATACAATCTTGGCTTATCAGAGCGAAGGGCTGCTAGTGTTAGCTATTTTTTGCAGGGACAAGGCATTCAATCCAATCGACTTATTAGTCTAGGTAAAGGTGAAAGCGACCCAGTTGCGAATAATAAATCCGCGAGTGGCCGCCAGCAAAACCGTCGAGTTGAAGTGATAATTACTGATAAAATGCTGACACAACGATAA
- a CDS encoding class I SAM-dependent methyltransferase: protein MSYNSTVRKPEQWEDLPNGCALQQAVADKLADWWPRVFGYHLLKFGPLSAEISSMASPVAHHFSLCSAPNASLMGDFCHLPLQNGVIDAVVMSLLLEFEADPYRILREIDRVLIAGGYLFIVGFNPLSPVFLGKLWPKYQDDLPWCGRFFMPSRVRDWLGLLGYQVVSDERLIYHPLIGELNSGRFLQHTLASWLPSAGSLYLIVARKLESPLTPIRDKRKVRQPNWATAPTAGRTGHLSEPTK, encoded by the coding sequence GTGTCGTATAACAGTACTGTGCGCAAACCTGAGCAATGGGAAGATTTGCCCAATGGCTGTGCACTCCAGCAAGCTGTTGCCGATAAACTCGCCGATTGGTGGCCAAGGGTTTTTGGTTATCATTTGTTGAAGTTCGGCCCCCTAAGTGCTGAGATTTCAAGTATGGCGTCACCTGTTGCCCATCATTTTTCTTTATGTTCAGCTCCTAATGCTTCGTTAATGGGGGATTTCTGCCATTTGCCCTTACAAAATGGGGTGATTGATGCTGTGGTTATGAGCCTATTGTTGGAATTTGAGGCCGATCCTTACAGGATACTGCGTGAAATTGACCGAGTGTTGATTGCGGGAGGTTACCTGTTTATTGTTGGCTTTAACCCCTTGAGCCCTGTGTTCCTTGGGAAATTATGGCCAAAATATCAAGATGATCTGCCCTGGTGTGGGCGTTTTTTTATGCCATCTCGGGTGCGAGATTGGTTAGGGCTACTCGGATATCAAGTGGTGAGTGATGAGCGTTTGATTTACCACCCACTGATAGGCGAATTGAATAGTGGCCGTTTTTTGCAGCACACCTTAGCTTCATGGCTCCCCAGTGCGGGTAGTTTGTATTTGATTGTGGCACGTAAATTAGAGTCCCCATTAACACCAATCCGCGACAAACGTAAGGTTCGACAACCTAATTGGGCCACCGCGCCAACTGCTGGACGCACGGGGCATTTATCTGAACCTACAAAATAA
- a CDS encoding Crp/Fnr family transcriptional regulator, which translates to MDTQQLKVVSQQVQEQANFPPEFNRLLNELPDEVKHRIFPHLELVQLELGDVVCEAGSKVRYVYFPLNSIISLLYVMENGASAEIAVVGNDGMVGVALFMGGESTTSRAIVQSAGVAYRLFGQRLKDEFNRHGALLHLLLRYSQILLTQMAQTAVCNRHHSIEQQLCRWLLLSIDRLPDDRVMMTQELIANMLGVRREGVTDAAGKLQRIGIINYSRGNIEVLDRKLLEQTCCECYSVVKQESERLMPLKKFTKK; encoded by the coding sequence ATGGATACGCAACAACTGAAAGTAGTGTCACAACAGGTGCAGGAACAAGCGAATTTTCCTCCCGAATTTAACAGATTACTCAACGAGCTACCTGATGAAGTCAAACATCGCATTTTTCCTCATCTAGAGCTAGTTCAATTAGAGCTTGGTGATGTAGTCTGCGAAGCTGGCTCAAAAGTACGGTATGTTTATTTTCCACTGAACTCCATTATTTCACTGCTCTATGTGATGGAAAATGGTGCATCGGCTGAAATTGCAGTCGTCGGTAATGATGGCATGGTCGGTGTCGCATTATTTATGGGCGGAGAAAGCACTACAAGTCGAGCCATAGTACAAAGTGCTGGCGTTGCCTATCGGTTATTTGGCCAAAGGCTCAAAGATGAATTTAACCGCCACGGTGCTCTGCTCCACCTATTGCTTCGTTATAGCCAAATATTGTTGACCCAAATGGCCCAAACAGCAGTATGCAATCGCCACCACAGTATTGAACAACAACTATGTCGTTGGCTGCTGCTCTCCATCGATAGGCTACCTGACGATCGCGTCATGATGACGCAAGAATTAATTGCCAATATGCTTGGCGTGCGCCGTGAAGGTGTCACCGATGCAGCAGGAAAACTCCAACGGATAGGAATAATCAATTACAGTCGTGGCAATATTGAGGTACTAGACCGCAAATTGCTTGAACAAACCTGTTGCGAATGTTACTCGGTCGTTAAACAGGAGTCAGAACGTTTAATGCCACTTAAAAAGTTCACGAAAAAATAG
- a CDS encoding TIGR03503 family protein produces MTMSLRKSLLNTTLVLSSLWLSMPLTAADTEPAVVKPAEPPTNLATKAKEVPPSDGKANEAKPTAADNQGDVKPSVDAQVKSPKPSAGKVVPVDTASELKNRFRVDHMVSSMTLLIQREYGSAPVVIVLPDGSKWYANRHPETVKWVDGMTGDIIYIESPQPGPWQLVGKIVSGSQIKRVSKLEIEVQHLPQPLFQGEEIKVVAQLMGDAERVRMPGMDYLVEWTTHFVSKHRAGDENFAAGDIIVGSYKDNGEKFDERPDDGMFTSDINLKQPWGEYDFVVLARNNVFERQVSFPFTLSPRPVNAEVITPEDPLTGQWKIMLHADSSVLQLAETHFSFELVGPAGLQLPLVLHGLSQSDVELDLPPVTEFGSYRIKGSVATTTVSGREIVLDLPELFFNLVQPPEPPPSEEELAAVAAQKAAEEEALAKQDAIFWIITVNAVLLLLGIVGLIVWRKRQSLAQALAAAEQRIMDDAEQNKAEAPSLDEIDLTMPDESDNRR; encoded by the coding sequence ATGACGATGTCGCTGCGAAAATCCCTACTGAATACCACGTTAGTGCTCAGCAGCCTTTGGCTGAGCATGCCACTGACTGCGGCCGATACTGAACCCGCAGTAGTTAAGCCCGCAGAGCCGCCCACCAATCTAGCGACTAAGGCTAAAGAGGTGCCGCCGAGTGACGGGAAAGCAAATGAGGCTAAACCAACTGCTGCTGATAACCAAGGTGACGTGAAACCAAGCGTAGATGCTCAGGTAAAATCTCCCAAACCTTCGGCGGGTAAAGTGGTGCCCGTTGATACTGCCTCTGAACTTAAGAACCGTTTTCGGGTGGATCATATGGTCAGCAGCATGACGCTACTGATCCAACGGGAATACGGTTCAGCGCCTGTGGTCATTGTTTTGCCCGATGGCAGTAAGTGGTACGCCAATCGTCATCCAGAAACCGTCAAATGGGTCGATGGTATGACCGGGGATATTATTTATATTGAGTCACCTCAGCCTGGGCCTTGGCAATTGGTGGGTAAAATCGTATCGGGTTCGCAAATCAAACGTGTTTCCAAGCTTGAGATTGAAGTTCAGCATCTACCGCAACCGTTATTTCAAGGCGAGGAGATAAAAGTTGTCGCCCAATTAATGGGGGATGCAGAGCGGGTTCGTATGCCCGGAATGGACTATTTAGTTGAGTGGACAACACATTTTGTGAGTAAACATCGTGCGGGTGATGAAAACTTTGCCGCAGGTGACATTATCGTTGGATCCTACAAAGATAATGGCGAAAAGTTTGATGAAAGACCCGATGATGGCATGTTTACCAGCGATATCAATCTTAAGCAGCCATGGGGTGAGTATGACTTTGTGGTGCTCGCACGTAATAACGTGTTTGAAAGACAAGTTTCATTTCCTTTTACTTTATCCCCACGGCCAGTGAATGCAGAGGTGATAACCCCTGAAGACCCTTTAACGGGTCAATGGAAAATCATGCTTCATGCAGATAGCAGTGTATTACAACTGGCTGAAACCCATTTTTCATTCGAGTTAGTTGGGCCAGCAGGTTTGCAACTACCCCTTGTTCTTCATGGGCTTAGCCAAAGTGATGTTGAATTGGATTTGCCGCCTGTGACTGAATTTGGCAGTTACCGCATTAAGGGTTCTGTCGCAACAACGACAGTATCGGGACGTGAAATTGTGCTCGATTTGCCTGAACTCTTCTTTAACTTAGTGCAACCACCCGAGCCACCACCAAGCGAGGAAGAATTAGCGGCAGTAGCTGCGCAAAAGGCTGCAGAAGAAGAGGCGCTCGCAAAACAGGATGCGATTTTCTGGATCATTACCGTCAACGCCGTGTTGCTACTGTTAGGGATCGTGGGACTGATTGTTTGGCGTAAACGTCAAAGTTTGGCTCAAGCCTTAGCCGCCGCAGAGCAGCGCATAATGGATGACGCTGAGCAGAATAAAGCAGAGGCGCCATCACTCGATGAAATTGATCTAACTATGCCTGATGAGTCCGATAATCGTAGATAA
- the gloB gene encoding hydroxyacylglutathione hydrolase — protein sequence MLTITAINAFNDNYIWVLQQDTQQAVYVVDPGDVNVVLDYLNAHQLTLAGILITHHHRDHTGGIAALVAYVEQTTGHTLAVYGPQSEAIQGVNIAIEPQITQILHLPFLNSPVQVLSVPGHTAGHIAYLVDGALFCGDTLFSGGCGRLFEGTPAQMCHSLRLLAALPAETRVYCAHEYTLANLKFAQAADPSNAKLKAYNEQATALRAQGKATIPSTIGLERSINPFLRGLTPTIVDSIKQQFCDQDLSNVDELTYFTLLRQWKDIF from the coding sequence ATGCTCACTATAACAGCGATTAATGCCTTTAATGACAATTATATCTGGGTGTTGCAACAAGACACTCAGCAAGCCGTTTATGTGGTTGATCCCGGTGATGTTAACGTTGTACTCGATTACTTAAACGCACATCAATTGACGCTTGCTGGAATTTTGATCACGCACCACCATAGGGATCACACTGGCGGTATTGCCGCACTTGTGGCTTATGTTGAACAAACAACAGGCCACACCTTAGCAGTTTATGGTCCACAAAGTGAAGCTATTCAAGGTGTTAACATTGCCATTGAGCCACAAATCACACAAATACTCCACTTACCCTTCCTCAATAGTCCTGTGCAGGTACTGTCTGTGCCTGGCCATACGGCGGGGCATATAGCGTATCTGGTTGATGGTGCACTATTTTGTGGTGATACACTTTTTAGTGGAGGATGCGGCCGGCTATTTGAGGGAACACCTGCACAAATGTGCCACTCGTTACGCTTGCTCGCGGCTCTGCCTGCCGAGACTAGAGTGTACTGTGCCCACGAATATACTCTCGCGAATCTTAAATTTGCCCAAGCGGCCGACCCAAGCAATGCCAAACTCAAGGCTTATAATGAACAAGCAACAGCCCTTCGTGCCCAAGGAAAAGCCACCATCCCCTCCACAATAGGATTGGAGCGATCAATTAATCCCTTCCTTCGGGGGCTGACGCCAACCATAGTGGACAGTATAAAACAGCAGTTTTGTGATCAAGATCTGAGTAACGTAGATGAACTCACTTATTTTACCCTACTTAGGCAGTGGAAAGATATTTTTTAG